From Papaver somniferum cultivar HN1 unplaced genomic scaffold, ASM357369v1 unplaced-scaffold_99, whole genome shotgun sequence, the proteins below share one genomic window:
- the LOC113346436 gene encoding citrate synthase, glyoxysomal-like, with amino-acid sequence MERFDPSSMVARARLGVLSAHLITETTTQFQQHSLETSCVSSQHMVPPPGDLKGSLTIIDERSGKKYQVQVSEDGTIKATDLKKITTGRFDKGLKLYDPGYLNTAPVRSSICYIDGDEGILRYRGYPIEELAESSSFLEVAYLLMYGNLPARNQLADWEFAVSQHSAVPQGILDIIQAMPHDAHPMGVLCSAMSALSVFHPDANPALRGQDLYNSKQVRDKQIARILGKAPTIAAAAYLRMAGRPPVLPSSNLSYSENFLYMLDSLGNRAYKPNPRLARVIDVLFILHAEHEMNCSTAAARHLASSGVDVYTALAGAVGALYGPLHGGANEAVLKMLNEIGTVENIPSFIEDVKSRKRKMSGFGHRVYKNYDPRAKVIRTLAEEVFSIVGRDPLIEVAVALEKAALSDDYFVKRKLYPNVDFYSGLIYRAMGFPTEFFPVLFAIPRMAGYLSHWRESLDDPDTKIMRPAQVYTGVWLRHYTPVKERLVTSEADKLGQVSVSNATRRRLAGAGV; translated from the exons ATGGAGAGATTTGATCCGTCATCAATGGTGGCAAGGGCAAGATTAGGTGTTTTATCAGCTCATTTGATTACTGAAACAACAACACAATTTCAACAACACTCTCTTGAAACATCATGTGTTTCATCTCAACATATGGTTCCACCTCCTGGGGATTTAAAAGGTTCATTAACAATCATTGATGAACGATCTGGTAAGAAATATCAAGTTCAAGTTTCTGAAGATGGGACTATCAAAGCTACAGATTTGAAGAAG ATAACGACTGGGAGGTTTGACAAAGGGCTTAAACTCTATGATCCGGGATATCTCAACACGGCACCTGTCAGGTCTTCGATTTGTTATATTGATGGAGATGAGGGAATTCTTAGATACAGAGGGTACCCAATTGAAGAATTGGCTGAGAGTAGTTCGTTTCTGGAAGTCGCATATCTCTTAA TGTATGGAAATTTGCCAGCTCGAAACCAATTGGCAGATTGGGAATTTGCAGTTTCTCAACATTCAGCCGTTCCGCAGGGAATTCTG GATATCATACAGGCAATGCCTCATGATGCACACCCAATGGGAGTGTTATGCAGTGCAATGAGCGCTCTGTCTGTCTTTCACCCTGATGCAAATCCTGCTCTTAGG GGTCAAGATCTCTACAATTCAAAACAAGTGAGGGATAAGCAAATTGCACGTATACTTGGAAAG GCACCGACTATTGCTGCCGCAGCTTATTTAAGGATGGCCGGTAGGCCACCTGTTCTTCCTTCCAGCAACCTTTCTTATTCGGAGAACTTCTTGTACATGCTGGATTCATT AGGCAACAGGGCCTACAAGCCCAATCCACGACTAGCTCGTGTTATAGATGTGCTCTTCATACTCCATGCAGAACATGAAATGAAttgctccactgctgctgcccGGCATCTCGCATCTAG TGGCGTGGATGTTTACACAGCTCTAGCTGGTGCTGTTGGAGCTTTATATGGCCCTCTTCATGGTGGAGCAAATGAG GCGGTTCTTAAGATGTTAAATGAGATTGGAACAGTCGAGAACATTCCCAGCTTCATTGAAGATGTGAAAAGCAG AAAGCGCAAGATGTCAGGGTTTGGTCATCGTGTATACAAGAACTATGACCCTCGTGCTAAAGTCATAAGAACACTGGCAGAGGAAGTCTTTTCTATTGTTGGAAGAGATCCGCTCATTGAG GTAGCTGTAGCATTGGAAAAGGCTGCACTTTCAGATGATTATTTTGTTAAGAGGAAACTTTATCCCAATGTGGATTTCTACTCGGGTTTGATTTACAG GGCTATGGGATTCCCGACGGAATTCTTTCCTGTACTGTTTGCAATCCCTCGCATGGCTGGGTACTTATCCCATTGGCGGGAGTCTCTAGATGACCCTGATACAAAGATCATGAGACCGGCACAG GTTTATACTGGTGTATGGCTTCGACATTATACGCCTGTGAAGGAACGATTAGTGACTAGTGAAGCTGACAAGCTAGGTCAGGTATCCGTTTCAAATGCAACTAGACGTCGCTTAGCTGGTGCTGGAGTTTAA